TGCATCTTCTCAGGATTGATATCTATGTAGGCTATGTCAGTTCCGATAGCAAAACCGACCTTTTCCGCAACCCTGTCATCCCAGCGGACACCGATGGCAAAGAAGAAATCGTTCTCCTGAATAAGCATGTTTGCATAAGGTGTGCCAAACATTCCCAGCATTCCAAGATTGAGGTCATCCCTTGCATCAACAACTCCCTTTGCCATTAGTGTATTAACTGAGGGTATACCGAAGTATTCATTGAACTTACGGATTGCCTGACTTCCTGCTTCAGAATTGAGACCTCCTCCAAGATAGAGAAGTGGTCTTTTTGAATTCAGGAACAACTGGAAAAAGTCAGCACATTGTTCTTCGCATAGATGCCTGTCATCATGATAGCTTTCCTCGAACCTTATGACGTTCATATCCAGGTATTCGTGCATCTTCTGCTGTTTGTCCAGTGGAATATCTATGACAACAGGCCCGGGTTTTCCAGACTTTGCAAAGTAGTAAGCATCCTTGACAATAGCTTCGAGGTCATCACCATCAGAAACCAGCATAACCTTCTTTGCAGCATCCCCGAAGACTCCTTCGACATTGATATGCTGGAATGAGTCGGTGCCTATCTTATGAGCAGGGACCTGCCCTGCAAAAACAAGCAGAGGAATGCTGTCACCATAAGCATCAGCAACACTGGTCAGCGTGTTGGTAATTGCAGGTCCGGATGTGACTATAGCTACACCGACATCACCTGATGACCGGGAATAACCGGCAGCACTAAACGCCGCTGACTGCTCGTTTGAATTAATAACTATCTCTATGTCACTCTTTTCAAGTGCATGGAAAACCGGCAGTATCGCCGCTCCGGTATACCCGAAGATTTGTTTGACCCCGAGGTCCTCCAGACTTTTAACTAATATTTCTGCTCCATTCATTTCTTCCATTATAAGTCTCCGTGAAAGAAACGATCCCGGCACAGGACACACTATTCAGTAATGTTATCATAAAACAGCGCACTTGAACCAGAAAAGTTTCTTTTGTTAGTTCAAGCGTGTAGCACTACCACTACTACAGACACATTGCGTAAAGTGTGAGTTGTGGTAGAGTTAGACATTTGTTTAGGATTGGAGGAGGAGGTATTTAAGAGTGTTGGGAACATGTAAAGCGACATGATTCACTTATACCATTCTTCTGGAATTAGCTTATTTCCGTTTCTCCATTCGTCTACTTCGTGTACTCCTTCTATTCCACCATAAATGCCTCTATTAGCATAATCAAGGACAATGCATTGCCAATTCCACTCATTTTTTAGAACGGATGCAGCCAACGTTTTAAACATATTTTTTACTGCAATTGCATCATTATCATTGCTCAATACAGATATACTTAA
Above is a window of uncultured Methanolobus sp. DNA encoding:
- a CDS encoding thiamine pyrophosphate-binding protein — translated: MEEMNGAEILVKSLEDLGVKQIFGYTGAAILPVFHALEKSDIEIVINSNEQSAAFSAAGYSRSSGDVGVAIVTSGPAITNTLTSVADAYGDSIPLLVFAGQVPAHKIGTDSFQHINVEGVFGDAAKKVMLVSDGDDLEAIVKDAYYFAKSGKPGPVVIDIPLDKQQKMHEYLDMNVIRFEESYHDDRHLCEEQCADFFQLFLNSKRPLLYLGGGLNSEAGSQAIRKFNEYFGIPSVNTLMAKGVVDARDDLNLGMLGMFGTPYANMLIQENDFFFAIGVRWDDRVAEKVGFAIGTDIAYIDINPEKMHQIKIERGPKFSFIGDAATAIMDLLNYAKKHNITLNIHEWQKRAGFLKRSWPLNYNRRSEHIQSAEVMSLLSNYIDGNTKITTGVGNHQMLAAQYLPMQKAKSFMTSGSFGTMGFSMPTSIGVHFANPEARVIAIDGDGSLRMNLGELHTIASLDLPIKILMLNNRSDGMVMNLQDVAYDGKRTGTQRPKDVQFADIAESFGFAFAERIKDRQDLKDGMEAFLNSEGPCFLEVCTDREEILYPKVPAGGAYKDMILGPYIKQVGDES
- a CDS encoding DUF3732 domain-containing protein; the encoded protein is MRTEEGAFSSVATEKLSQKPLRYLSTLDIESKYKEVPPKLSVRDLSISVLSNDNDAIAVKNMFKTLAASVLKNEWNWQCIVLDYANRGIYGGIEGVHEVDEWRNGNKLIPEEWYK